CACGGCATCGGCCATCTTGCCGCTTGGTCGGCGGCACCGCGTGCCGGCCCCGGTGGCCGCTATCGAAGCGATACCGGGATCAGCGGCTGCAGAACGGCGACCCCACGGTGCGACTGCCTGCCAGCCACTGTCGCCCCGGGCAGGCCCTTCGACAGTGCAGCGCCCGCGCCGGCTACGCCCTCAGCCGCTCGCGCCTGTTGGCCCGAAACTCCGCCAACCGCTCCGCATACGGGTCGAGTGCGTCCTCTTGCCTCCCCAGCGGCAGATCCGTCACCGCCGCAAAGCGTGCCGGCGTGACCTGCCCCTGATCCATCAGCTCGTCCACCAGCGCCAACAGCGCGCCGCGATGCGCTTCGAGCAGCCGGGTCGCCCGTGCATGCTCGGCCTGCAGCAGCGCTTCGATCGGCGCGTTGCTGGCGTCCACGTCGGTGCAGAGGTTGTCCTCGCTGTCCGTGCACACGTCGATGCGGCCGATGCGCCCGCCGTGACCGAGATGGCGCAGCATGCGGGCAGCCGTTTCGGTGGCCTTGCGCAGATCGCTTTCGGCGCCGCCGGAGCTCAGCTCGGGCCCGAAGACGAGCAGCTCGGCAGCGCGGCCGGCGAGGCTGGTGCAGATGGAGTCGAGCAGGTTGTGGCGCGACCAGACCTTGCGCGAGGTGTAGGCGTTGTAGCCACCCTCGAAGCTGGCCACGTTGATCTTGATCTCCTGTGGCGCACGGCCGAAGAGCAGGGCGTGGACCAGACCGTGGCCGGCCTCGTGCACGGCCAGCAGGGTGCGGAAGTCCGCGTTGCTGCGCTGGCGCAGACGGCTGATCTCGAAGGGCACGGCAATGGGCTGCGACTGGCCGCTCCAATGGGCCAGCAGGCAGCGCCCATCGGCGGTGAGGCGCACGCTTTCGCCGGCCGCGGCGCCGCGTTCGAACGCCCACAGCGCCGCTTTCGTCAGGCCAGCGCCGAGGATGGCGTGCAGCGATGAGAACAGCGGCCGGGTGCCCTGTGCCGGGAAGACGGCGTTGGCGTAGATCTGCTCGTGCACGCTCGCATCCAGCTCGAAGCGCAGGCCGCAGCGGCCCTCGGTCTCGCGGGCATAGCGGGCACAGCTGTGTTCGATCAACCGCTCGTACGCGCGCCGCGAGAGCGAGGGATAGATCACATGCTCGTTGCCCAGGCGCGCCACCTGCTCGGGTTTGAAGCGCTTGTTGAGCGCCTGCTTGACGTCGATCACACTCAGTTTGCTGGTCAAGGCATGGAAGGTGTCGGCGTTGCTGTCGCAGTCATCCACGCTGATGGCGAGGTCCTCGTACATCTCGTCGAGGTTGCCGCAGACGAAGATCAGCAGGCGGCTGTAGTCGGTCTCCCATTGCTGCTGGCCGCTCTCGCGGAAGGCGCGCAAGCGCTCCTGGATCTGCTCGGGTGTCCAGGCCATGATTTCCATCAGTGGCTCTTCGAGCTTGAGGTTGTGCTTCAGCTCCTGAGCCTCCCAGCTGCGCAGCTTGAAGCGCAGCTGGGCCTCGCTGTCCTCGGCGCGCTCGGCATCGAAGGCGGCCTCGGCAATGGATGCTTCGATATCGCTCAAGAGCGAGAGCGCGGGCGGCAGGCGCCCGTCGGAGAGCAGGGCCCAGACGTCCTGGTAGCGCTCGACGCGCAGCTCGCTGCGCTTGCTGTCGATGGTGCGGAAGCGCTGCATTTCGTCGAGCACGAGGATGCCCGGCTCGCCCTCGCGCACGCCGGACTTCGCCAGCATGCCCGAGATGTTCTGCGCGCCACGCCAGCTCGCGCCGTTGGAGAAGCCGTCCATCTGCACTTCGACGAAACGGTCGTAGAAGCCGAGTAACTGCGCCAGGCGGCG
This genomic stretch from Eleftheria terrae harbors:
- a CDS encoding AAA family ATPase; the protein is MNDSQELRDQLAQRNRRLQEIATELKTELFGIDTVIDRVIDSVRAWYVLPELVSRPVIVCLWGLTGTGKTQLVRRLAQLLGFYDRFVEVQMDGFSNGASWRGAQNISGMLAKSGVREGEPGILVLDEMQRFRTIDSKRSELRVERYQDVWALLSDGRLPPALSLLSDIEASIAEAAFDAERAEDSEAQLRFKLRSWEAQELKHNLKLEEPLMEIMAWTPEQIQERLRAFRESGQQQWETDYSRLLIFVCGNLDEMYEDLAISVDDCDSNADTFHALTSKLSVIDVKQALNKRFKPEQVARLGNEHVIYPSLSRRAYERLIEHSCARYARETEGRCGLRFELDASVHEQIYANAVFPAQGTRPLFSSLHAILGAGLTKAALWAFERGAAAGESVRLTADGRCLLAHWSGQSQPIAVPFEISRLRQRSNADFRTLLAVHEAGHGLVHALLFGRAPQEIKINVASFEGGYNAYTSRKVWSRHNLLDSICTSLAGRAAELLVFGPELSSGGAESDLRKATETAARMLRHLGHGGRIGRIDVCTDSEDNLCTDVDASNAPIEALLQAEHARATRLLEAHRGALLALVDELMDQGQVTPARFAAVTDLPLGRQEDALDPYAERLAEFRANRRERLRA